From Gopherus evgoodei ecotype Sinaloan lineage chromosome 15, rGopEvg1_v1.p, whole genome shotgun sequence, one genomic window encodes:
- the NOG gene encoding noggin — MDHSQCLVTIYALVVLLGLRIEEGAGQHYLHIRPAPSDNLPLVDLIEHPDPIFDPKEKDLNETLLRSLMGGHFDPNFMAVSLPEDRLGVDDLGELDLLLRQRPSGAMPSDIKGLEFYEGLQPGKKHRLSKKLRRKLQMWLWSQTFCPVLYTWTDLGSRFWPRYVKVGSCYSKRSCSVPEGMLCKPAKSVHLTILRWRCQRRGGQRCTWIPIQYPIISECKCSC; from the coding sequence ATGGATCATTCCCAGTGCCTTGTGACTATTTACGCCTTGGTGGTTCTGCTGGGTCTCCGGATAGAGGAAGGCGCTGGCCAGCATTACCTCCACATCCGCCCGGCGCCCAGCGACAACTTGCCCTTGGTGGATCTAATCGAGCACCCGGACCCTATCTTTGACCCCAAGGAGAAGGATCTTAACGAGACCTTGCTGCGGAGCCTCATGGGCGGCCACTTCGACCCTAACTTTATGGCTGTCTCCTTGCCCGAGGACCGGCTAGGGGTGGACGACCTGGGCGAGCTGGACTTGCTGCTCAGGCAGAGACCCTCGGGGGCGATGCCCAGCGACATCAAAGGGCTGGAGTTTTACGAGGGGCTGCAGCCGGGCAAAAAGCACAGGCTGAGCAAAAAGCTACGCAGGAAGCTGCAGATGTGGCTGTGGTCCCAGACCTTCTGCCCAGTCCTCTACACGTGGACCGACCTTGGCAGCCGCTTTTGGCCCCGCTATGTCAAAGTGGGCAGCTGCTACAGTAAAAGGTCTTGTTCGGTCCCAGAAGGCATGCTTTGCAAGCCTGCCAAGTCGGTGCATTTAACGATCCTGAGGTGGCGATGCCAGCGCCGGGGGGGGCAGAGGTGCACATGGATACCCATTCAGTACCCCATCATTTCGGAGTGCAAATGCTCCTGCTAG